Genomic segment of Drosophila biarmipes strain raj3 chromosome 2L, RU_DBia_V1.1, whole genome shotgun sequence:
AGAGAAATAATCATGGGTTCGAAATATTAACAGATCTCGTGTGACTATGggtcagaaaaataaaaatataagcgATTTCTAAGCACCCATAAGCAATATTCTATAAATAATGATTAGTATTTATTAGTTCTAACAGATAGaagaaaactaatttttaaataaattttatgatctaatagatataatatttttaacaatctgTTCAACTAGTCGGCTACGTAATGAAATATTTCTAAAGAACATTTGTGAAGACCAACTCTTAAAGTAGGGCTgattttctctctgtgcaaaCCCGAGTAGCAGCAAGAACAGCACCCAAGCACCGCAATGCCATTGAGCTATCTGTGACTGACTTGAAATTCGTTTTAATTGTACTCAATTTGGCATAACCAGAGGCAAACGGCCACATATCTCCGACCAAACTAACCTCCCCTCCACATCCTGCTGTCGCACTTGTAGCCAGCGGCTCACAAGCTGCAGTAGAAGCATCTGGGCCAGCATTAAAGGGTCAGCAAATGGCAGTACTCTATGTATAAGCCACTGTATGCCAGTTCTaccagttttcttttttacacTTATTTTTATGCCCGGTACCCAAGCATATAAAATGGTATATGGTGTTCTgactttataaaatatacatgtTTCTATCAGTCAAAGTTTTGTATAATAACTAAATATAGTAAACTTAAAAACACTTTATCACCCAAAGTATTGATGATAGATTGGTCAGACCTTTGGGAAAAgctatatttttctttttagcaAACATATCCAAAATTTCATATCAATCGTTCGAGGGGTTCGGTACCGGGTATTCAATAGTCGGAACACTCGACCATAACACGTTGTCCTTTTCTACTAATTTTTGTGCTCCGCATGTCGGGAGCGGGTTTCGTTATGATGTGATGCGCTTGTTAGATGCCACAgcacaaatgcaaatgcaaatgcattcCACCTGTCTAAAGCTGGGCACTTGCTTTTCATACCTCCGCCCGTGCCGGTCGTACCGCTCCTCGGGGTCTGGGAGCGATTCGTAAAGCAAGCAGGTTCCCCTTTGTGCACCCAGACAGTCGCACACACGTCCTGCCCCCACATatatgccaaaaaataaaacacaccgtagatgaaataaaataaaaataaaaaaaacttaaaaaatgagCACCTCGAGCATTGGAAGCTTAGCACGCGCTCCTTGCTTCGTTTGTTCCATTCAGCACTGCAAAAGGAGCACGggaaaagaaatacaaaatagAGAACACTTCTACGGtagcattttaattattttatatttttagtgcactgatgtgtgtgtgtgtgtgtgtgtgtgtgggtgttggTGTTGGTGTGTGCGCAGGTGTATCTCTCACCTGGTGTGAATGAATGTGAAATGACAAAAAATGAGACAAAAATGCAGCATTTGACCCCTTCCATCTGCTGCTTTCGGCTGAAAAAGTTAAGCAGATGAGCTGCCAAGCTGCAGGACACTAATGAAGcataatttaacatttttgcgCTGCCAGTTGCATTtgaataatttgtattatgcatttatttaacatttttaatgaaccCAAATGCAGTGATTGAGGGCAAGGAACCGCAAGGCAGCAAATCACTGTCTAAATAATGAATGGTATACGTGCGAAATTATCTCTGAAAATGTTATATCTCAGCTTAAAGCTTTTCAAAATGAAGAAAATTTCTTAgcgaattttaaaatagtcgAATATTAAATTACAGATCCATTGCTATACATTAAGAAGTATTATTTAATCAGTATTTTAGGGTAAATTTAagtcttataaatatttattaaattacccTTGAATAAATTAAGGTAAGTTACTTGTAAAATTTAGGTTAATCcacaaattattataattgggtGTCTTAAATCTACAAACTACCACataatttttgacaaaaaaaataaagttaattgaaaaattattaaaacactGTACAGTATCAAAGCGGTGTGCCAACAAATATGTAGATTTTGTATCATGTTTTCCATCTTAAGTTGTTCACCTTTCCTTTTCTGGATTTTTACTATTCTTGTGCACTAGTAACCCCTTTTGGAACTGTATACTGTAAACtaaatacctatattttatatcttttttcacatactattaaaacaaaaccaaataactTTGCTTGGCCACTCGCACCTTGCACCAATTGCTCTGTTTCGTGCACCTTTTTTTGAatgcaaatcaaaatggaaaaaaaaaccaaaaaccaaaaaaaaaaacaaaaatctttttgAAACTTTTTTGATGTGAATACGAAATTATTGcgaaatttgatttttgaacgCAACCTTTAATGGATGGtggtttatatatataatacaaataaaacattttaaaactatttagaGAAAAAGAGTGAGTATATTTAATGGTTGACTATGTACTATGTTTAAGAATGCCCCATAGCAAATTACTATCTATTACTATACATCTCTATTTCTATACCTATACTCTTTTTTcccaaaaacatatttttgacTTGGTCCAAAAAGAAACGACCGATAACTAAAAGAATCACatctcttttgttttttgatatGTTTCTCTATTTcgacattttttgaaaatcttACCAAACCATTTAAGAGGTCGGCAAGGATTTTTGATGCTCTGAATAAGCAGCATACGtgtatagaaaatatatatgacattttttatgatttaccAATATACGTTTTTTGCACACAACCAAGTAAATACTTTTTGAATGCTTACATGTTTGTTTTTGCTAAGTGAAACGAGATGGACGTCGAAAACCAAGTGTTTGCGATGGCCCACATTTTTGTGTACTTTTTTGCCACCATACTCCTAAGTAATGGTCTATACTATATCGAATAATACTACATCTAGGTATAAACTGCACTTTATACTATACTTTAAGCACCTATTGAGCAACCACCTCCACTTACCAATTATATAGCACCTAAGCAGCACTTTGGTTGTTTGGTTCCTCCAGTTCCGacttttatttgaactttatTCTCTTTTTGTCTGTGATGTGGTGATGGCATTGACTTGGAACTAGGTTTGTTCTGGTTCTGTACTGACAACATATATTCCTGTATATGTAATACTCGTAAGGTCTAAGCACTAACTATATTAAAAGCCATAGTTTTCTGTCTGTAtactaaatatataagaaaCCTGTACTACAGTGTTAAGTAAGTTAATGTTATTCACCTTAGTCCATAAGTTAGGCTATCTTTATATGTCTCCAGTTGTTTTCGCCCTTGTGACTACCCTCATCTAATCGCAATTTTCTTCGGCGTCGCGTTTAGTGCCCGGAGATCCGCAAGATGTTAAGGCGACGCCCCTGAACTCCACCTCGATCCATGTCAGCTGGAAGCCACCGCTCGAAAAGGACCGCAATGGTATCATTCGTGGCTATCACATACATGCCCAGGAGCTGAGGGATGAGGTGAGATTTCCGCCGGGATAACAAAAAACATTAGATACATATTccagatattttaaaatttaagattttcttattctttaaaaattcatatttttattaaaataacaagACGTTGGATATGTgaagtaaatattttacccTGCTATTTCCAGTGACACTTGATTGGTGCAAAATGTTATCTTAtcttatataattattttttaccatAGTCTAATAGTGGTTTAACGAAAAGTTTTTAGAGATCTAGTTTTAAAAGATACCTCTCATGTCCATTTGATTTTAACCAAACAGGGCAAGGGCTTCCTCAATGAACCCTTCAAATTCGATGTGGTGGACACGCTGGAGTTCAATGTGACTGGCCTGCAGCCGGACACCAAGTACTCCATCCAGGTGGCCGCATTGACCCGCAAAGGCGATGGCGACCGCAGTGCAGCGATTGTGGTGAAAACCCCCGGCGGGGTGCCAGTCCGGCCGACGGTGAGTCTGAAGATCATGGAACGGGAACCGATTGTGTCCATCGAACTGGAGTGGGAGCGTCCGGCGCAGACGTATGGCGAGTTGCGTGGCTATCGACTTCGCTGGGGCGTCAAGGATCAGGCGCTGAAGGAGGAGATGCTGTCGGGACCTCAGATGACCAAGAAACGCTTCGACAATTTGGAGCGTGGAGTGGAGTACGAGTTTCGGGTGGCGGGCAGTAACCACATCGGTATCGGTCAGGAGACGGTGAAAATATTCCAGACACCCGAAGGCACACCCGGCGGACCGCCCTCGAACATCACCATACGCTTTCAAACTCCCGATGTGCTGTGCGTCACCTGGGATCCACCGACCAGGGAGCATCGAAATGGCATAATCACTCGCTACGATGTGCAGTTCCACAAGAAAATCGACCATGGCCTGGGATCCGAGAGGAATATGACTCTCCGCAAGGCAGTATTCACGAATCTGGAGGAGAACACCGAGTACGTCTTCCGGGTAAGGGCCTATACGAAACAGGGAGCCGGTCCCTTTAGTGAGAAGCTGATCGTGGAGACGGAACGCGACATGGGTCGAGCACCGATGTCTCTGCAGGCGGAGGCCACGTCCGAGCAAACGGCAGAGATTTGGTGGGAGCCAGTGACGAGTCGAGGCAAGTTGTTGGGCTACAAAATCTTCTACACCATGACCGCCGTCGAGGATCTGGACGATTGGCAAACGAAGACGGTTGGACTCACGGAATCCGCGGATCTGGTTAATCTCGAGAAGTTTGCCCAGTATGCCGTAGCAATTGCGGCGAGGTTTAAGAACGGATTGGGACGTCTCAGCGAGAAGGTTACGGTACGGATAAAGCCCGAGGATGTGCCCCTGAATCTTCGTGCCCACGATGTCAGCACCCATTCGATGACCCTAAGTTGGTCGCCACCCATCCGCCTAACTCCGGTTAACTACAAGATCAGCTTCGATGCCATGAAGGTGTTTGTGGACTCCCAGGGATTCTCGCAGACCCAGATCGTGACCAAGCGAGATATCGTCCTGAAGCACTACGTGAAGACCCACACGATAAACGAGCTGAGTCCCTTTACCACGTACAATGTGAACGTGAGTGCCATGCCCTCGGATTATTCGTACCGTCCGCCCACCAAGATCACGGTGACAACACAAATGGCAGCTCCCCAGCCGATGGTCAAGCCGGATTTCTATGGTGTGGTCAATGGCGAGGAGATTCTGGTGATACTGCCTCAGGCCTCGGAGGAATACGGACCCATCTCGCACTATTACTTGGTGGTGGTGCCGGAGGACAAGTCCAATCTACACAAGATACCGGACCAGTTCCTCACCGATGATCTGCTGCCTGGTAGGAATAAACCAGAGCGTCCTAATGCCCCCTACATTGCGGCCAAGTTTCCACAGCGTTCCATTCCCTTCACCTTCCACCTGGGATCGGGCGATGACTACCATAACTTCACCAATCGAAAGCTGGAGCGGGAGAAGCGTTACCGCATCTTTGTGCGGGCGGTGGTGGACACGCCGCAGAAGCACCTCTACACCTCCAGTCCCTTCTCCGAGTTCCTGTCCCTGGACATGCGGGAAGCTCCGCCAGGTGAGCGGCCCCATCGCCCCGATCCAAATTGGCCAGCGGAACCGGAGGTTTCGGTGAACCGCAACAAGGACGAACCAGAGATCCTGTGGGTGGTGCTCCCACTGATGGTGTCCACCTTCATTGTGTCCACCGCCTTGATTGTCCTCTGTGTGGTGAAACGCCGCCGTCAGCCGTGCAAGACTCCGGATCAGGCGGCCGTTACGCGACCCCTGATGGCCGCCGATCTGGGAGCCGGGCCCACCCCTAGCGATCCCGTGGACATGAGGCGTCTGAACTTCCAGACACCCGGCATGATCTCCCATCCGCCCATACCCATTTCGGAGTTCGCCAACCATATTGAACGCCTCAAAGCCAACGACAATCAGAAGTTCTCGCAGGAGTACGAAAGCATTGAGCCTGGCCAGCAGTTCACCTGGGACAACTCCAATATGGAGCACAACAAATCGAAGAATCGCTATGCCAATGTCACTGCCTACGATCATTCCCGTGTCCAACTGCCTCCAGTAGAGGGCGTGGCCGGATCGGATTACATTAATGCCAACTACTGTGACGGCTATCGAAAGCACAATGCCTATGTGGCCACCCAGGGACCGCTGCAGGAGACCTTTGTGGACTTCTGGCGCATGTGCTGGGAACTGAAGACGGCCACCATTGTGATGATGACGCGACTGGAGGAGCGAACACGCATCAAGTGCGACCAGTACTGGCCCACGCGCGGAACGGAGACCTATGGCCAGATCTTTGTGACCATCACGGAGACACAGGAGCTGGCCACCTACAGCATCCGGACGTTCCAGTTGTGCCGGCAGGGCTTTAACGATCGGCGCGAGATCAAGCAGCTGCAGTTCACCGCCTGGCCGGATCATGGGGTGCCCGATCACCCGGCTCCGTTCCTGCAGTTCCTGCGACGATGCCGCGCTCTTACGCCACCAGAATCCGGACCCGTGGTTGTTCACTGCTCGGCGGGAGTGGGACGAACCGGTTGCTACATCGTCATCGATTCGATGCTGGAGCGAATGAAGCACGAGAAGATAATCGACATCTATGGGCATGTCACGTGCCTGCGTGCGCAACGCAACTACATGGTTCAGACGGAGGATCAGTACATCTTCATCCACGACGCCATCATTGAGGCCATCATCTGTGGCACGACGGAGGTGCCGGCCCGCAATCTACACACTCACCTGCAGAAGCTACTGATCACGGAGCCCGGCGAGAGCATCTCCGGCATGGAGGTGGAGTTCAAGAAGCTGTCCAATGTCAAGATGGACTCGTCCAAGTTCGTAACGGCCAATCTGCCGTGCAACAAGCACAAGAACCGCCTGGTCCACATTCTGCCATACGAATCGAGTCGTGTCTACCTGACGCCCATCCATGGAATCGAGGGCAGCGACTACGTCAACGCCAGCTTCATCGACGGCTATCGCTACCGATCGGCCTACATCGCCGCCCAGGGTCCTGTGCAGGATGCAGCCGAGGATTTCTGGCGCATGCTTTGGGAGCACAACTCCACCATTGTGGTCATGCTGACCAAGCTCAAGGAAATGGGCAGGGTAAGCTAGTTCCATTCTTTTAAATTATCCCTTCAGCTTTGTTAAAATCCTATAGCTGTCTTAGAGCCCATTTCCCAATGGTTATCCAATTCTCATCTTATAAATCTTTTGCATTAGCTTTATATCAAtcaatgtaaatattttcacagGAGAAGTGCTTCCAGTACTGGCCTCATGAACGATCCGTGCGCTATCAGTATTATGTCGTGGATCCCATTGCTGAGTACAACATGCCGCAGTACAAGCTGCGTGAGTTCAAGGTGAGCACAgtgaacatattttatttatttaaaatatatatctaatGGAATCTTTCACGTCTCTAGGTAACTGATGCTCGAGATGGCTCCTCGCGCACCGTCCGCCAGTTCCAGTTCATCGATTGGCCGGAGCAGGGAGTGCCCAAGTCGGGCGAGGGCTTTATCGACTTCATTGGCCAGGTGCACAAGACCAAGGAGCAGTTTGGCCAGGATGGACCCATCACCGTGCACTGTTCAGCGGGCGTGGGACGTTCGGGTGTCTTCATCACCCTGAGCATCGTTCTGGAGCGGATGCAGTACGAGGGAGTGCTGGATGTCTTCCAAACAGTGCGCATCCTGCGCTCTCAGCGACCGGCTATGGTGCAAACCGAGGTGGGTTTCCCACAGGCTTCTTGATATGTTCATATAGAATTTACATCGtttgtttttaacattttaggATCAGTATCACTTCTGCTACCGTGCTGCATTGGAGTACTTGGGCTCATTCGACAACTATGCAAACTGAGCTGAAATCTCATCGACCCTGCGTTCGTTGCATACTCATCTCGAACTCTACGCATAATACGCATTTACGATATACTCGGATATCATAACTCTAAAGTATTATAGCCAGCTACTGCCCACACTTACTTAATACACATATACTTATATACGTGGACGTGTTTAGTTGATAAGCGCACCCCCTGCTCGAAGGTTATGTTGCAATTACGATTACTTTGGGGTCTCGATCTTTCAGtatctttgattttattgataaTGTAAACTACAAAAGACTGTTACACGTTTAATTAtcagaaatttaaatatcagcCCACATGCACTTCCATATGTGCGTCATTGCTCGCTAATGAAGGAAGGAGTCAATCAACTTGTTGTTGTCGTGGAACTGCCGCCAGGATGGCCATGAATGGGGCGGACCACTGGAAACCGATACATATTTGAACTAAGGACTTGGTAGCTATTAGTCTTACCGCCTAAATCAAATCTCGAACGGATGGATAGGGTCGAAAGTAGAAGCCAGTTGAATTAAATCGTAATCTTCTGGCAAAGTGGGCAGCAATTCCCATTGtcattattatataaaaacgtATGAGTAACACAATCAATCAAATAACGCTAtgttaatcattttttatgcctAGGTTGTTGGAAACCAGTATAAACAATCCGTGCAATTAGTCAAAAGTCTTGCATAGCGCGTATTCTATAAGGCAGCTAGATTCTAACATTAGTTTTCAAACGCGACTTATGCTTTGATCTCCCCTAAAATAATTGACGAGTTTGAAGGACTGATCGATGTCTTGGTAGCTAACAGACGATTATAGTTTTCTAAACCGATAAGAGACACAGACGCAACTTCCAGCATAGCAGCTAACTGAAACTTTAACCTCATTCCCACGACTTCTATTCAGTTCCCCAGTACATTCCTGTATATACCACAGTTGATGCCCAAGCCAGCCACGTATGTATGTGTAATCTAGATCGAAAAGCTAAACAATTATTGTACCTAAGGTGTATGAAGGCATAGATATTAACCAAGCGAACAGATTAGAATGATAACTGTAGATATGTACTGTAGCATATAATTTTTACCATAAAATAGAGCGGCAGacgcaaaacaaaaataaatcaagacATTGGCATTAGGTGTTAAGCTacataataatgtatataaCTGATAAGCTGTTTTGCAGAACGTTTGAATTCGGCCTCGTATT
This window contains:
- the LOC108032368 gene encoding tyrosine-protein phosphatase Lar isoform X6 is translated as MYLKIMGLQMTAASPIAALGLLALFLLTWTPTTVDAAHANYSDIPYIQYLTHPPEIIRKPQNQGVRVGGVASFYCAARGDPPPSIVWRKNGKKVSGTQSRYMVLEQPGGISILRIEPVRAGRDDAPYECVAENGVGDAVSADATLTIYEGDKTPAGFPVITQGPGTRVIEVGHTVLMTCKAIGNPTPNIYWIKNQTKVDMSNPRYSLKDGFLQIENSREEDQGKYECVAENSIGTEHSKATNLYVKVRRVPPTFSRPPETISEVMLGSNLNLSCIAVGSPMPHVKWMKGSEDLTPENEMPIGRNVLQLINIQESANYTCIAASTLGQIDSVSVVKVQSLPTAPTDVQISEVTATSVRLEWSYKGPEDLQYYVIQYKPKNANQAFSEISGIITMYYVVRALSPYTEYEFYVIAVNNIGRGPPSAPATCTTGETKMESAPRNVQVRTLSSSTMVITWEPPETPNGQVTGYKVYYTTNSNQPEASWNSQMVDNSELTTVSELTPHAIYTVRVQAYTSMGAGPMSTPVQVKAQQGVPSQPSNFRATDIGENAVTLQWTKPTHSSENIVHYVLYWNDTYANQVLHKRISNSEAYTLDGLYPDTVYYVWLAARSQRGEGATTPHIPVRTKQYVPGDPQDVKATPLNSTSIHVSWKPPLEKDRNGIIRGYHIHAQELRDEGKGFLNEPFKFDVVDTLEFNVTGLQPDTKYSIQVAALTRKGDGDRSAAIVVKTPGGVPVRPTVSLKIMEREPIVSIELEWERPAQTYGELRGYRLRWGVKDQALKEEMLSGPQMTKKRFDNLERGVEYEFRVAGSNHIGIGQETVKIFQTPEGTPGGPPSNITIRFQTPDVLCVTWDPPTREHRNGIITRYDVQFHKKIDHGLGSERNMTLRKAVFTNLEENTEYVFRVRAYTKQGAGPFSEKLIVETERDMGRAPMSLQAEATSEQTAEIWWEPVTSRGKLLGYKIFYTMTAVEDLDDWQTKTVGLTESADLVNLEKFAQYAVAIAARFKNGLGRLSEKVTVRIKPEDVPLNLRAHDVSTHSMTLSWSPPIRLTPVNYKISFDAMKVFVDSQGFSQTQIVTKRDIVLKHYVKTHTINELSPFTTYNVNVSAMPSDYSYRPPTKITVTTQMAAPQPMVKPDFYGVVNGEEILVILPQASEEYGPISHYYLVVVPEDKSNLHKIPDQFLTDDLLPGRNKPERPNAPYIAAKFPQRSIPFTFHLGSGDDYHNFTNRKLEREKRYRIFVRAVVDTPQKHLYTSSPFSEFLSLDMREAPPGERPHRPDPNWPAEPEVSVNRNKDEPEILWVVLPLMVSTFIVSTALIVLCVVKRRRQPCKTPDQAAVTRPLMAADLGAGPTPSDPVDMRRLNFQTPGMISHPPIPISEFANHIERLKANDNQKFSQEYESIEPGQQFTWDNSNMEHNKSKNRYANVTAYDHSRVQLPPVEGVAGSDYINANYCDGYRKHNAYVATQGPLQETFVDFWRMCWELKTATIVMMTRLEERTRIKCDQYWPTRGTETYGQIFVTITETQELATYSIRTFQLCRQGFNDRREIKQLQFTAWPDHGVPDHPAPFLQFLRRCRALTPPESGPVVVHCSAGVGRTGCYIVIDSMLERMKHEKIIDIYGHVTCLRAQRNYMVQTEDQYIFIHDAIIEAIICGTTEVPARNLHTHLQKLLITEPGESISGMEVEFKKLSNVKMDSSKFVTANLPCNKHKNRLVHILPYESSRVYLTPIHGIEGSDYVNASFIDGYRYRSAYIAAQGPVQDAAEDFWRMLWEHNSTIVVMLTKLKEMGREKCFQYWPHERSVRYQYYVVDPIAEYNMPQYKLREFKVTDARDGSSRTVRQFQFIDWPEQGVPKSGEGFIDFIGQVHKTKEQFGQDGPITVHCSAGVGRSGVFITLSIVLERMQYEGVLDVFQTVRILRSQRPAMVQTEDQYHFCYRAALEYLGSFDNYAN